TAAATCAAAAAACGAGTTTTACCAGAAAAATTCCTTAAGTGCGCCTACCGCTGAGCTATCCCCCATTTTAGCAAGGGGGCAGGCGATCTGAACGAAGCCACGGCGGCCTGGGTGGTGGGGCTCCATGCCAGGCGATTTCGGACGGAGGAGACGTTCCGGGACACGAAGGCTCTGCGCTTGGGACTGGGCCTGTCCTGGGTGAAAGCGCGTTCAACGGAAAGACGCGACCGCCAAGTAGAAAGGCCGGTGCCGAAGCTCATGGCTCTCGGCACCGGCCTACTCTTCTCTTGGTACGAAACTACGTGGCGCCACCACTCCGGACCTGCCACGACCCACGTTGAAGCTCCAGCGACTTACACTGTTGATTAGCGACGTCCCAGGTGAATGTCAGCTTGTCATTGTCCTTGAGTGCGTAAACGAGATCGACAAAGACTTGGGGTGGGTTGTTCAGGACACAGACCCCGTCGGTGCCGCTGGCATCCCTGGCATGGCAATACAATCTCTGGGTTGCTCCCAAGGCCGCAATCTCCACCTTGATCTGGCACTGAATGACGGATTTTGTATCAGACGAGTTCTGCACGCCAATGAACGAACCCGCCGCAACAGCCGTGCCCGACGGGGGAATGGAGAGGTAGATCTCAAAATTCGTCTTGTCGCCCGCGACGGCGGCTGTAGACAGAAGGGCAATACAAACAAAGGCCAGTTTCGTGACTTTCATGGTTCCTCGATGTGAGCCGATTGTTACAGCGAGTAAAACCTACTTTACTCCCAGAGAAGTGTCAAACGAGGTCGGCCCAGGCATCCAGCACGGACGCACCGCCCACTCCGGCCACGGCACCCGGCCGAGGCTAGCCGAGGGGGAGTACACGTCGGAAGCCCTCGTTCTTTCTCCGGAGCTGGCCCGGTGGGGCTGCCGCCAAGGCCCGTGAAGTCCACACCGCAAGAGCTTCGACAGCTGTCAGCCACGGAAAACACCGAGCTCGTGGACGCATGGCGCCGGTGCATGCGTGGCCTGGCCGATGGCCTTCCCCAGGAGGTGCTCCGCTACCGCTTGCTGGAGCTGATCGTCTTGATCCATTCGGCGCGAGCGGGAGCGTGCGCCTGCGCGTCAAGCGCCTGTCTCCTGGCAAGACCTGGCGCAATGCGGTCTTCAGCGCATTGATTGCGGTGCGCGGGCGACCTCGCCCTGACGGCTGACGTTACGGTGTCGCCGGTTCTTCCATGAGGAAGACCGAAGGAGACATTCGTGCGGTCTGTCTTGAGATCGATGTTCGCTGTTTCATTCATGCTGGTCGTCGCGTGCACGGGCGCGTGCACCGAGGTCAAACCAGGAGGCATCCCCTTGAAGACGAACCCCTATGAGGACCTCCTTTCCGTTGCGAGCTTCACCCTGACGAGCACGGACGTGCGCGACGGTGAACCGATGCCCGTGGCGCAGCTCAGCGGAGTTTTCGGCGCGGGGGGGGCAAGACGTGTCTCCCCTCAGCTGTCGTGGAGCGGCTTTCCCGCCAACACGCGCGGTTTCGTCATCACCATGTACGATCCCGACGCGCCCATGGCGAGCGGCTTCTGGCATTGGGCCGTGGCCAATATTCCCGCGAGCGTGACGAGCCTTCCCACGGGCGCCGGCTCGGATGACGGTGCGAAGCTGCCCCCGGGGGCGTTCCAGCTTCCGAACGATGCGCGATTGAAGCGCTACATTGGAGCGGCACCACCCCGGGGAGCGGCAAGCATCGCTATTACCTCGTCGTCCACGCGATTGACGTGGAGTCGCTCCAGGTTCCTCCGGACGCGACGCCAGCGTTCCTGGGCTTCAACCTGCTCGGTCACACCCTGGGCAGGGTCATCCTCACCCCGACATTCGAGCGCTGAGCCGAGAGTTCCGGACGCTTCCGTTGCCCTGGCCCACCCGAGGCAACGGGAGGCGGCGCCGCCGAACCAGCGGCTTCAGCTGCCCCACCGGGTCGGCGCCGCACGCGCATCGATGAGGCCTGGGGCCCGCGAGCGAGCACCCCTTCAGTAGACAATGCAGTCGAACTTCTCGATGACGGCCCTGAGTGCATCCGGGGTGGTCTCGTGTCTCCTGGCCATGGCGGGAGCGAACAGCGTCACGGCAGCCGTGGGCCTCGGCTGCTGATCGAGTCCCTGCACGGTGACCTCACCAAAGCTGCCGGGCCATGTCGCGCGACGGAGTTCGCTGGCATTTTGAATAGGGTTCAAAATGGTGAAGCATGGCCACTTGGGAAACCGCAAGGTTCGAGGATCACAGCCCATGAAACGGCAACCATCCAGGCGCGCCTCGCTGAAGTCGCAGTCCTCGATGGCTCCGTTCTCCGCCCCTGTCGAGTAGTCGGGCCAGTGGCCAAAGTCACACCCCGACAGGCTCCCCTTGAACCGGCAACCCTTCAGGGAGGCATACACCCACTGCTGATGGTTCTTCAGTTCCTGCTTCACCTCAAAGGAGCAGTCGATAAACCGGGCATCCTTGATGATCAGATTCCTGGCGGACACCTTCAGGATAATGGTGCAGTCTTTCAAGGTCAGGTTGGAGCTAAGGAAATAAAGCGCTCCCTTATCCGCCAGCTCCAATCTTTCATTTTTGATTTCCTTGTCCCTGAAGATGACATTCTTCAATCCTGTCATGACTGGACCTCTCAGAAGGTAAGCATCCTGAAGAGTTCACCCGCCATGCGCCTGCCATGCAACGTGAGATTCGACTCCGTTCCGGAGAGAATCTCGTACTTGTAGCCTGTTGCAGGATCAATCACGTCGACCCCCTTGGGTTTCCACTCGAGGAGTCCCTCGAACTGGTCCTGGACCCTGCGATGAACGAAACGACCCCGAGCTTCGCGCTCCAGCAAGCGAGCCAGCCAGTATTTGCCTTGCTTCGTCGCCTTGGCGATAGCATCCCGCTCAGCGAAGCTCAGTTTATCAGGACCCCACTCCTTCGCCGCCTGCGTCACCGCGTCCTGGAGCTGGTCTCCCACGGGATCCTTCGCGGGGATGTCTCCGAGCCACCTACCCCGTGCAGGGTGAGCACACGGTCGCGGTACACCTCCGCCAGCCACTCCTCCTCCAGCCCCAGTTCCAACAGCCTCCGTGCCTCTTCCCGAGGCCCTGCCCCCAGTTGCACGGAGCGCGCGAGCCGCGAGACGGCCCGTTGGAAATCCTCGCGCGTGATCGGCACCGGGCACGTCGCCACGCTCCCCGGCTCGATGACGTCCACGTCGTACACCGCTTCCCGCTCGACACTGGATGCGGAGGAGCGCGCCGCGGGGGCCGCCAACAACCCGCGCCCCGTCGCGCCCGTCGCACACGCGGCCTGCAGCACGAGCACCACGAGGAGCGCCACCCCCTCCCGTCGTCCCTCTCTCCAGCCTCCCGTGCGAGAACCAGCGGGCTCACAGTTCATGAATGGCGACAACCTCTCCTCCGGCATCATGGGATTGGCCTGCGCATACGCCCTCCCTTGCCGGAAGAGGGAATGAAGGGTGGCTTCCTGGGCTCAGTTGTCGAAGTAGGGCGAAAGCGGACCCGCCCAGAGACTGGGGACGTCTCGCGCGTTGGTGCCAGATGCAGGGGTCGGTTGATATGCGCGAAACTCGCCGTTCGCGGTGCCGACCTGCGGGAACAACAGGCGTTGTGAGTAATCCATCTTCATGATTTCGACGGAGCCGGTGGAACTCACCGTATAGCTCTGCCCCACGGCCACCGAGACGGCGGTGGGCACCGTGCACTTGCGGAAACCATAGCCTTGCGAGGGCGTGCAGCTCGACTGCGCGCCCGTCGACGTGTTCCTGATCGTCAGGGTGCCCACGTTCGTACCCGATGCGATGAATCCGCCGAGTTCGGTGAAGGTACGGGCATAACGCGCGTTCGCGTACGCGACGGTACAGCCGACGCAATCCGTCAAGTAGGCATAGTACGGTTGTCCTCCCAGGTTCGTTCCATTCGACAACCGGAAACCGTATTGCGGCAATCGCGTTGCCGGATGAGCGGTGTCGTGGTCGTTCATGTAGGAGCGGTACTGGCCATTGGCGGAGCCATAACGCCATGTGCTGCCATTGTCCTCGGACCACGCCACATGTTCGCGTGGGTCGAGTGACAGGAGGGCCCCAGTCGCCGTCGCGCTCAACTCATTGCGAGCATGGGGGCCCGCCAGGGCGGTGTCGGCGAGCGGCGCGTTGAACGAGAAGAAGTTGGTCGCCGGACTGGCGTGTGCATTGCTCACGATCAATGCGTACATCGTCCCGCCTTGGAGCGTCGCGGGTGTGTTCACCCAGGCGAGAACCGGGATCGCGTCATTGGCCTCCGCCTTGGCCTCATTGTGACGGGTGCAGCCGTTGACGGTTTCCGTGGCGATCACGTTCGCCGGAAGCCCCGTCGTGGGGTTGATCTGCACGAGACTCCCGCGAAGAAGTCCGCCGTCTCCAGCGCCATAACCCGCGTTGTTGGCGTCCCAGCAACTCGCGCCGCGCAATTTGAAGCCGAAGTAGAACCGATCGATGGTGAGGGTGCTGGTTGGCACGAAGCGCAGCAGCGTCCGATAGTTCGCGGCTTTCAACGGCGAGTCGTTGACGTTCTCGATTCCGATGGGAATCGAGGCGG
The Cystobacter fuscus DSM 2262 DNA segment above includes these coding regions:
- a CDS encoding pentapeptide repeat-containing protein, encoding MTGLKNVIFRDKEIKNERLELADKGALYFLSSNLTLKDCTIILKVSARNLIIKDARFIDCSFEVKQELKNHQQWVYASLKGCRFKGSLSGCDFGHWPDYSTGAENGAIEDCDFSEARLDGCRFMGCDPRTLRFPKWPCFTILNPIQNASELRRATWPGSFGEVTVQGLDQQPRPTAAVTLFAPAMARRHETTPDALRAVIEKFDCIVY